In Pseudomonas nunensis, a single window of DNA contains:
- a CDS encoding DeoR/GlpR family transcriptional regulator — translation MNLPPRQQQILELVRERGYVSIEEMATLFVVTPQTIRRDINQLAEANLLRRYHGGAAYDSSVENTAYAMRADQMRDEKQRIGEAIAAQIPDHASLFINIGTTTESIARALLNHNHLKIITNNLHVASMLSAKDDFDVLLTGGNVRRDGGVVGQASVDFINQFKVDFALVGISGIDEDGSLLDFDYQEVRVSQAIIANARQVILAADSSKFGRNAMIRLGPISLIDCLVTDQQPVPALAQLLSQHKIRLEVV, via the coding sequence ATGAATCTGCCTCCCCGTCAGCAGCAAATCCTCGAACTGGTCCGCGAACGCGGCTATGTCAGCATCGAGGAAATGGCTACGCTGTTCGTCGTTACACCGCAAACCATCCGCCGCGATATCAATCAGCTCGCGGAAGCCAATTTGTTGCGTCGCTATCACGGCGGCGCAGCCTACGATTCCAGTGTCGAGAACACCGCCTACGCCATGCGTGCCGACCAGATGCGCGATGAAAAACAGCGTATCGGCGAAGCCATTGCGGCGCAGATTCCCGATCACGCCTCGCTGTTCATAAATATCGGCACCACCACCGAATCGATTGCCCGGGCACTGCTCAACCACAATCACCTGAAAATCATCACCAACAACCTGCACGTAGCCTCGATGCTCAGCGCCAAGGACGATTTCGATGTCCTGCTGACGGGCGGCAACGTACGGCGTGACGGCGGTGTGGTCGGTCAGGCGAGTGTCGACTTCATCAACCAGTTCAAGGTGGATTTCGCCTTGGTTGGCATCAGCGGTATCGATGAAGACGGCAGCCTGCTCGACTTCGATTATCAGGAAGTGCGGGTGTCCCAGGCGATTATCGCTAACGCCCGGCAGGTGATATTGGCGGCGGACTCCAGCAAATTCGGGCGCAACGCCATGATTCGCCTGGGGCCGATCAGCCTGATTGATTGCCTGGTGACCGATCAGCAGCCGGTTCCGGCGTTGGCGCAGTTATTGAGTCAGCACAAGATTCGGCTCGAGGTGGTTTAA
- the glpK gene encoding glycerol kinase GlpK, with the protein MTDIQNKNYIIALDQGTTSSRAIIFDRDANVVCTAQREFVQHYPQAGWVEHDPMEIFATQSAVMVEALAQAGLHHDQVAAIGITNQRETTVVWDKTTGRPIYNAIVWQCRRSTEICQQLKRDGHEQYISDTTGLVTDPYFSGTKLKWILDNVEGSRERARNGELLFGTVDSWLIWKFTGGKVHVTDYTNASRTMLFNIHSLEWDAKMLEILDIPREMLPEVKSSSEIYGHTKSGIAIGGIAGDQQAALFGQMCVEPGQAKNTYGTGCFLLMNTGDKAVKSKHGMLTTIACGPKGEVAYALEGAVFNGGSTVQWLRDELKIIADATDTEYFASKVKDSNGVYLVPAFTGLGAPYWDPYARGALFGLTRGVRVDHIIRAALESIAYQTRDVLDAMQQDSGERLKSLRVDGGAVANNFLMQFQADILGTQVERPQMRETTALGAAYLAGLACGFWGSLDELRGKAVIEREFEPALEESAKEKLYAGWKKAVSRTRDWEPHEGAE; encoded by the coding sequence ATGACCGATATTCAGAATAAGAACTACATCATTGCCCTCGATCAGGGTACGACCAGCTCCCGCGCGATCATTTTCGACCGTGACGCGAACGTGGTCTGCACTGCACAACGCGAGTTCGTGCAGCATTACCCGCAAGCCGGTTGGGTCGAACATGATCCGATGGAAATCTTCGCGACCCAAAGCGCCGTGATGGTCGAGGCCCTGGCACAAGCCGGCCTGCACCACGACCAGGTTGCCGCCATCGGCATCACCAACCAGCGTGAGACCACCGTGGTCTGGGACAAGACCACTGGCCGCCCGATCTACAACGCGATCGTCTGGCAGTGCCGCCGCAGCACCGAGATCTGCCAGCAGCTCAAACGCGATGGCCACGAGCAATACATCAGCGACACCACGGGCCTTGTGACTGACCCGTACTTCTCCGGCACCAAGCTCAAGTGGATCCTCGACAACGTCGAAGGCAGCCGCGAGCGTGCACGTAACGGCGAACTGCTGTTCGGCACCGTCGACAGCTGGCTGATCTGGAAATTTACCGGCGGCAAAGTCCACGTCACTGACTACACCAACGCCTCGCGCACCATGCTCTTCAACATCCACTCGCTGGAGTGGGACGCGAAGATGCTGGAGATCCTCGACATCCCCCGCGAGATGTTGCCGGAAGTTAAATCGTCGTCGGAAATCTACGGCCACACCAAAAGCGGCATCGCCATCGGCGGTATCGCGGGTGACCAGCAAGCGGCGCTGTTCGGCCAGATGTGCGTCGAGCCAGGCCAGGCGAAAAACACCTACGGCACCGGCTGCTTCCTGCTGATGAACACCGGCGACAAAGCCGTGAAGTCCAAGCACGGCATGCTGACCACCATCGCTTGCGGCCCGAAAGGCGAAGTGGCCTACGCACTGGAAGGCGCGGTGTTCAACGGCGGTTCGACCGTGCAGTGGTTGCGTGACGAGCTGAAGATCATCGCCGACGCCACCGACACCGAATACTTCGCCAGCAAGGTCAAGGACAGCAACGGCGTGTACCTGGTGCCGGCCTTCACCGGTCTGGGCGCACCTTACTGGGACCCGTATGCCCGTGGCGCTTTGTTCGGCCTGACCCGTGGCGTACGCGTGGATCACATCATCCGTGCCGCGCTGGAATCGATCGCTTATCAAACCCGTGACGTGCTTGACGCCATGCAACAGGACTCCGGCGAACGCCTCAAGTCCCTGCGTGTGGACGGCGGTGCAGTGGCGAACAACTTCCTGATGCAATTCCAGGCCGACATCCTCGGCACTCAGGTTGAGCGTCCGCAAATGCGCGAAACCACGGCACTCGGCGCCGCCTACCTGGCAGGCCTGGCGTGCGGCTTCTGGGGCAGCCTGGACGAGTTGCGCGGCAAGGCAGTGATCGAGCGCGAGTTCGAACCAGCGCTGGAAGAATCGGCGAAGGAAAAACTCTACGCTGGCTGGAAAAAAGCCGTCAGCCGCACCCGCGATTGGGAGCCGCACGAAGGGGCTGAATAA
- a CDS encoding MIP/aquaporin family protein translates to MTTALKQPPLSSQCMAEFLGTALLIFFGTGCVAALKVAGASFGLWEISIIWGVGVSMAIYLTAGVSGAHLNPAVSIALSIFADFEKRKLPFYILAQVAGAFCGALLVYTLYSNLFFDYEQTHHMVRGTQASLELASVFSTFPHPALSTAQAFLVEVIITAILMGVIMSLTDDNNGLPKGPLAPLLIGLLIAVIGSSMGPLTGFAMNPARDFGPKLMTFFTGWGEISFTGGRDIPYFLIPIFAPIVGACLGAAAYRGLIARHLPGTEPATKDATPAIDGKPRTS, encoded by the coding sequence ATGACAACTGCTTTGAAACAACCGCCACTCTCGAGCCAATGCATGGCCGAATTCCTGGGCACTGCGCTGTTGATCTTTTTCGGGACGGGGTGTGTTGCCGCGCTCAAGGTCGCGGGTGCCAGCTTCGGGCTTTGGGAAATCAGTATCATCTGGGGTGTTGGCGTGAGCATGGCGATCTACCTGACCGCCGGTGTTTCCGGGGCTCACCTCAATCCTGCCGTCAGTATCGCCTTAAGCATTTTCGCCGATTTCGAAAAACGCAAACTGCCCTTCTACATCCTCGCGCAGGTCGCTGGCGCGTTCTGTGGAGCGTTGTTGGTTTACACGCTCTACAGCAATTTATTCTTCGATTACGAACAAACTCACCATATGGTTCGTGGCACTCAGGCAAGCCTTGAGCTGGCGTCGGTGTTCTCCACCTTCCCGCACCCGGCCCTGTCCACGGCCCAGGCGTTCCTGGTTGAAGTGATCATCACCGCCATCCTGATGGGCGTGATCATGTCCCTGACCGACGACAACAACGGCCTGCCAAAGGGTCCGTTGGCGCCACTGCTGATCGGCCTGCTGATTGCAGTGATTGGCAGCTCGATGGGTCCGCTGACCGGTTTCGCGATGAACCCGGCGCGTGATTTCGGTCCTAAGCTGATGACTTTCTTTACTGGCTGGGGTGAAATTTCCTTCACCGGCGGGCGCGATATCCCGTACTTCCTGATTCCGATTTTTGCACCGATTGTCGGTGCCTGCCTCGGCGCTGCTGCATATCGCGGGCTGATTGCCCGTCATCTGCCTGGCACCGAACCTGCTACAAAGGACGCAACACCGGCCATTGACGGCAAACCAAGAACTTCTTGA
- the ybaK gene encoding Cys-tRNA(Pro) deacylase: MTPALDLLKKVRAEHRVHSYEHDPKAASYGLEAAEKLGLDPAQVFKTLLAASEKGELLVAVVPVVGSLDLKHLAHAAGVKKVEMADPAAAQRATGYLLGGISPLGQKKRLRTFIDSSAQPFASIFVSAGRRGLEVELAPAVLAEHTQATFADIGRV; the protein is encoded by the coding sequence ATGACCCCCGCATTGGATTTGTTGAAAAAAGTTCGCGCCGAACATCGTGTGCACAGTTACGAACATGATCCGAAGGCGGCGTCCTATGGTCTGGAGGCAGCGGAAAAACTGGGCTTGGACCCGGCGCAGGTGTTCAAGACATTGCTGGCGGCCAGTGAGAAAGGTGAATTGCTGGTGGCGGTGGTGCCGGTCGTCGGAAGTCTCGACTTAAAGCACCTGGCCCATGCGGCCGGCGTCAAAAAAGTCGAAATGGCTGACCCGGCGGCGGCGCAGCGAGCGACGGGTTATTTGCTGGGAGGCATCAGCCCGTTGGGGCAGAAGAAACGTCTGCGTACGTTTATCGATAGCTCGGCACAGCCCTTCGCCAGCATTTTTGTCAGTGCGGGACGGCGTGGTCTGGAGGTGGAATTGGCGCCTGCGGTATTGGCCGAGCACACCCAAGCGACGTTCGCTGATATCGGTCGTGTCTGA
- a CDS encoding PhzF family phenazine biosynthesis protein, whose protein sequence is MQLEFHQVDAFSDRPFSGNPAMVYRLDAWLADDLMQKIAAEHNLAETAFVVREGQAWHIRWFTPTTEVPLCGHATLASAFVLFEMYKEPAERLDFICKSGPLSVSREGGRLWLDFPAIVPSEVGVTLDVERALGVEAVDVLGSNELLVVLESEQAVLDCKPDMAALAKLPWPGAIVTAKGGKHDFVSRYFAPAIGINEDPVTGSTHCSLIPYWSKRLGKTMLTAYQCSARGGELFCRLEGERVKIGGNATLVASGRLLLG, encoded by the coding sequence ATGCAGCTTGAATTTCATCAGGTCGATGCGTTCAGTGATCGACCGTTCAGTGGCAATCCGGCGATGGTGTATCGGCTTGATGCCTGGCTCGCCGATGATTTGATGCAAAAGATCGCCGCCGAGCACAACCTCGCCGAAACCGCTTTCGTGGTGCGCGAAGGCCAGGCCTGGCATATCCGCTGGTTTACCCCGACGACCGAAGTGCCGCTGTGCGGGCATGCGACCTTGGCCAGCGCGTTCGTGCTGTTCGAAATGTATAAGGAGCCGGCCGAGCGCCTGGATTTCATCTGCAAATCCGGCCCGTTGAGCGTCAGTCGTGAAGGTGGGCGGTTGTGGTTGGACTTTCCGGCGATCGTGCCATCGGAGGTCGGCGTGACCCTGGATGTCGAGCGTGCGCTGGGTGTGGAAGCAGTCGATGTGTTGGGTTCGAATGAGCTGCTGGTGGTGCTGGAATCCGAACAGGCGGTGCTTGATTGCAAACCTGATATGGCAGCATTGGCGAAACTGCCGTGGCCGGGCGCCATCGTCACGGCCAAGGGTGGCAAGCATGATTTTGTATCCCGGTACTTCGCGCCGGCGATTGGCATCAATGAAGATCCGGTAACCGGGTCGACCCATTGCAGCTTGATTCCGTACTGGTCGAAACGGTTGGGCAAAACGATGCTGACGGCCTATCAGTGCTCGGCCCGAGGCGGGGAGCTGTTCTGTCGGCTGGAAGGGGAGCGGGTGAAGATTGGCGGGAATGCGACGCTGGTGGCGAGTGGCAGGTTATTGCTCGGATGA
- a CDS encoding ABC transporter ATP-binding protein: MSQPLLLNLRNLACGYQDQRVVQNLNLHLNAGDIGCLLGSSGCGKTTTLRAIAGFEPVHEGEIQLAGETISSAGFTLAPEKRRIGMVFQDYALFPHLSVAENIAFGIRKHPQKERVTEELLELVNLKNLGKRFPHELSGGQQQRVALARALAPEPQLLLLDEPFSNLDGELRRKLSHEVRDILKARGTSAILVTHDQEEAFAVSDHVGVFKEGRLEQWDTPYNLYHEPLTPFVASFIGQGYFIRGQLNTPESVQTELGELRGNRAYTWPIGGAVDVLLRPDDIVYAPDSTLKARIVGKTFLGASTLYRLQMPTGAQLESIFPSHADHQVGAQVGIRVAAEHLVLFQASGSTAAQIPTVETGVRRYSTAS, translated from the coding sequence ATGAGCCAGCCATTACTGCTCAACCTGCGCAACCTTGCCTGCGGCTATCAGGACCAGCGAGTCGTGCAGAACCTCAACCTGCATTTGAATGCCGGCGACATCGGCTGCCTGCTGGGCTCTTCGGGCTGCGGCAAGACCACCACCTTGCGTGCTATTGCCGGTTTCGAACCGGTGCACGAAGGTGAAATCCAGTTGGCCGGCGAGACCATTTCCAGCGCCGGCTTCACCCTCGCGCCAGAGAAACGCCGGATCGGCATGGTCTTTCAGGACTACGCATTGTTTCCGCACCTGAGCGTGGCCGAGAACATCGCTTTCGGGATTCGCAAGCATCCACAAAAGGAGCGCGTCACCGAGGAGCTGTTGGAACTGGTCAACCTGAAGAACCTCGGCAAGCGCTTCCCGCACGAGTTGTCCGGCGGTCAGCAACAACGTGTCGCCCTGGCCCGCGCCCTGGCGCCGGAACCGCAACTGCTGCTGCTCGACGAACCGTTCTCCAACCTCGATGGCGAGCTGCGACGCAAGCTCAGCCATGAAGTGCGCGACATTCTCAAGGCCCGTGGCACCAGTGCGATTCTGGTGACCCACGATCAGGAAGAAGCCTTCGCCGTCAGCGATCACGTAGGGGTTTTCAAGGAAGGTCGCCTGGAACAGTGGGACACGCCCTACAACCTGTATCACGAACCGCTGACACCGTTTGTGGCCAGTTTCATTGGCCAGGGCTATTTCATTCGCGGCCAATTGAACACGCCGGAATCGGTGCAGACCGAGTTGGGTGAACTGCGTGGCAATCGTGCCTATACGTGGCCGATTGGCGGCGCGGTGGATGTGTTGCTGCGCCCGGATGACATCGTTTACGCGCCGGACAGTACTTTGAAGGCCCGGATCGTCGGCAAGACGTTCCTGGGCGCCTCGACGCTGTATCGCTTGCAGATGCCAACGGGTGCGCAGCTGGAATCGATCTTCCCGAGCCATGCAGACCATCAGGTCGGTGCGCAGGTGGGGATTCGGGTGGCAGCGGAGCATCTGGTGTTGTTCCAGGCCTCCGGCAGTACGGCCGCGCAGATTCCAACGGTCGAAACCGGCGTCCGCCGCTACAGTACGGCCAGCTGA
- the argF gene encoding ornithine carbamoyltransferase, which yields MSARHFLSLMDCTPEELVSVIRRGVELKDLRNRGVLFEPLKNRVLGMIFEKSSTRTRISFEAGMIQLGGQAIFLSPRDTQLGRGEPIGDAAIVMSSMLDAVMIRTFSHSTLTEFAANSRVPLINGLSDDLHPCQLLADMQTFLEHRGSIQGKTVAWIGDGNNMCNSYIEAAIQFDFQLRIACPEGYEPNPEFLAKAGDRVTIVRDPQDAVRGAHLVSTDVWTSMGQEEETAKRLKLFAPFQVNRALLDQAAPDVLFMHCLPAHRGEEISLDLLDDPRSVAWDQAENRLHAQKALLEFLVMPAYHHA from the coding sequence ATGAGCGCAAGGCACTTTCTCTCCCTGATGGATTGCACGCCCGAAGAGCTGGTCAGCGTGATCCGTCGAGGCGTTGAGCTCAAGGACCTGCGTAACCGCGGCGTACTGTTCGAGCCTTTGAAAAACCGCGTCCTTGGGATGATTTTCGAGAAGTCCTCGACCCGCACCCGCATCTCGTTCGAAGCCGGCATGATCCAGCTCGGCGGCCAGGCGATCTTCCTGTCGCCGCGCGACACCCAACTGGGTCGTGGCGAGCCGATCGGTGACGCCGCCATTGTCATGTCGAGCATGCTCGATGCAGTGATGATCCGTACGTTTTCCCACAGCACGCTGACCGAATTCGCCGCAAACTCACGCGTCCCGCTGATCAACGGCCTGTCCGATGACCTGCACCCGTGCCAGTTGCTGGCCGACATGCAAACCTTCCTCGAACACCGCGGCTCGATCCAGGGCAAGACTGTGGCCTGGATCGGCGACGGCAACAACATGTGCAACAGCTATATAGAAGCGGCGATCCAGTTCGACTTCCAATTGCGCATCGCGTGCCCGGAAGGCTACGAGCCAAACCCTGAATTCCTGGCCAAGGCCGGCGATCGTGTGACCATCGTCCGCGATCCTCAGGATGCCGTCCGCGGCGCCCATCTGGTCAGCACCGACGTCTGGACCTCCATGGGCCAGGAAGAAGAAACCGCCAAGCGCCTGAAGTTGTTCGCGCCGTTCCAGGTCAATCGCGCCCTGCTCGACCAAGCGGCGCCGGACGTGCTGTTCATGCATTGCCTGCCGGCCCACCGTGGCGAAGAAATCAGCCTCGACCTGCTGGACGACCCGCGCTCCGTGGCCTGGGATCAAGCGGAAAACCGTCTGCATGCGCAAAAGGCCCTGCTCGAGTTTCTCGTCATGCCGGCGTACCACCACGCATGA